The Diospyros lotus cultivar Yz01 chromosome 15, ASM1463336v1, whole genome shotgun sequence genome has a window encoding:
- the LOC127791704 gene encoding uncharacterized protein LOC127791704: protein MGFEEKPLAGLIPAPETESDGPPVGRASSGMNLAAALVAERDLAEAAKGLMPLRALKRLAEETDGQDRKMRNIDGGDGGAVDAVCCVRMERNKGMAFILCGDTYCWVCSQELWLNSGSCPLCNRAISQILDIF from the exons ATGGGGTTTGAGG AAAAGCCTCTGGCAGGTCTGATTCCTGCGCCGGAGACAGAATCAGATGGGCCTCCTGTGGGGAGAGCCTCTTCTGGGATGAACCTCGCGGCGGCTCTGGTTGCTGAGCGCGACCTCGCCGAGGCGGCGAAGGGTCTGATGCCACTGAGGGCGTTGAAGCGGCTGGCGGAGGAAACGGACGGCCAGGATCGGAAGATGAGGAATATAGACGGTGGAGATGGGGGGGCAGTAGATGCGGTGTGCTGTGTGCGCATGGAGAGGAATAAAGGTATGGCTTTTATCCTCTGCGGGGATACCTACTGCTGGGTGTGTTCTCAGGAGCTATGGTTGAATAGTGGGTCTTGTCCACTTTGCAACCGTGCGATCTCCCAAATCCTTGATATCTTTTAG